The following is a genomic window from Nicotiana tabacum cultivar K326 chromosome 3, ASM71507v2, whole genome shotgun sequence.
GTCATACCACTTGCAGGGACTAAACCTATAAACCTTACCATGTATGTGCCACTTTGCCAAGCAGCACTAGGAGGTGATTGGGAGAAGGCTAGAGAATTTTTCAGTCTGCACCCTGGTGCAACATCTGCCAGGATTACCAAAGGGTGGGAGACTGCTCTTCATATTGCAGCCGGGGCTAACAAGGTTCAGTTTGTTGAAGAACTGGTTAAACTTATGAGTCCACTGGAACTGGCACTGCAAAACAAATATGATAATACTGCACTTTGCTTTGCTGCTGCATCTGGACTCACAAGGATCGCAAAAGTTATGGTAATGAAAAATCAATTCTTGCCAATAGTGAGGGGCAGCAAGGGAGTCACACCACTGCACATGGCTGCTCTACTAGGGCACAGAGAGATGGTGTGGTATCTTTATTCAGTGACAGATCATCAGTATCTATGCAAAGACGACTATATCAGCCTGCTGATTGCTACTATAAACTCCAATCTATTTGGTAAGAACATATTCCGGTTCCAAATTGCTTTTCGAAAATGAGATCTTGATAAATTTAATATGGCCAGTTACTTGTTTCGATAAATTAGTATGGCCATTTATGTTATTGCACAACCAACGTAAAGTTGAACTCTCAGAGGAACTTAAAACAGCTATTTACTTACATCGCTGTTAACAGATGTTGCTTTACATATACTTCAGCACATGCCTGAATTAGGCATTGAACGAGATCAAAATGGAGACACAATACTTCATGTTTTAGCACGAAAGCCCTTGGCATTTTCTGACAAAATTGGACTTGGTATCTGGCAAAGATTTCTTTACGCATGTAAGTTCTCCATTTCTATCCAAATCGAAATGAATTaagatatatatttatatatcattAGACCAATGGAACATCCTGCCTGttcccaaaaaaaaataaaaaattaatggaACTTCCTATAGATGTCTCTGTTCATTTACAGAATAGATCAAGCAACATGTCCAGCGGATCAAGGATAAAAAATAACACTAAGGGTATGTTGTATACTTGTCCCAGTTGAGACATTTATTTTCTCTGTAATAGCATTTCTATAACCAACTAATCCTAAACATTTTGTGAAATTGCAGCTAGCGCGTTCATCACAAGGGTAGTTCAGCATCTACTAAAAACATTAGGTATGGCACATATGACGTGGTCCCAAGTTCTAGATTATTATTCTCTGTACCTGTAAAACTAAATACCTAATCTGCAATTTTTCAACACTAGGAATCAAAGAAGTTCTGGAGACAAAATTAATGCACTTACAAGCACTTGAATTGGTAAAATGTTCATGGAAAGAAGTTCTCTTGTTGAATGATTCACAAATAGGGAACTTACTTAGAAGTCCGTCGCGGCCATTGTTTGTAGCAGCAGAGTTGGGAAATTTTAAGTTCATAGTTGAGCTTATTCAGTCTTATCCAGATCTCATTTGGAAGGTTGATGAGGAAAGCCGGAGCATCTTTCACATTGCAGTCATTCACCGCCAAGAAAAGATCTACAAACTTATCTACAACATAGGAGCACACAAGGATATAATTACGTCCTATAAAAGTAGAATTAATGAGAACATTTTACACTTGGCAGCAAAGTTGGCTCCTACAAATCGACTTGGTATTGTTTCAGGTGCAGCACTCCAGATGCAGCGGGAGTTATTGTGGTTCAAGGTAATTTCCACATCTGGTGAAATGCTGCTTCCCTATTACGTATACTCTCTTTCTATATTTCATAAGATATTACTTCTTATCATTCCAAAGGAAGTTAAGACAATTGTTCAAGCCTCATATAAGGAGATGAGAGACTCAAAAGGTCGAACACCTGGAATGTTGTTCGCTGAAGAACACAAGGAATTGGTCAAAGAAGGAGAGAAGTGGATGAAGGAAACT
Proteins encoded in this region:
- the LOC107785029 gene encoding uncharacterized protein LOC107785029 isoform X1 produces the protein MENIQKLQLERTLSIPTCFPQRNSVPSTTPTSEGVSLRNSSFNTSSFTPQHDVAIQLNQGISQADSTVLPSPIQTEAVSRPIAPAPQTLPTSFLRPRTKPINLTMYVPLCQAALGGDWEKAREFFSLHPGATSARITKGWETALHIAAGANKVQFVEELVKLMSPLELALQNKYDNTALCFAAASGLTRIAKVMVMKNQFLPIVRGSKGVTPLHMAALLGHREMVWYLYSVTDHQYLCKDDYISLLIATINSNLFDVALHILQHMPELGIERDQNGDTILHVLARKPLAFSDKIGLGIWQRFLYAYVSVHLQNRSSNMSSGSRIKNNTKASAFITRVVQHLLKTLGIKEVLETKLMHLQALELVKCSWKEVLLLNDSQIGNLLRSPSRPLFVAAELGNFKFIVELIQSYPDLIWKVDEESRSIFHIAVIHRQEKIYKLIYNIGAHKDIITSYKSRINENILHLAAKLAPTNRLGIVSGAALQMQRELLWFKVISTSGEMLLPYYVYSLSIFHKILLLIIPKEVKTIVQASYKEMRDSKGRTPGMLFAEEHKELVKEGEKWMKETASSCMLVAALITTVMFAAIFTVPGGNNDDTGTPIFLKEKTFILFSITDALALFSSVTSILMFLSILTSRYAEEDFLSTLPKRLILGFITLFVAIAAMLVAFSSSFFIVLGHQMAWIIIPVAVLASIPITLFAFLQFPLLADMIRSTYGSGIFTFTSKDTIY
- the LOC107785029 gene encoding uncharacterized protein LOC107785029 isoform X2, with product MENIQKLQLERTLSIPTCFPQRNSVPSTTPTSEGVSLRNSSFNTSSFTPQHDVAIQLNQGISQADSTVLPSPIQTEAVSRPIAPAPQTLPTSFLRPRTKPINLTMYVPLCQAALGGDWEKAREFFSLHPGATSARITKGWETALHIAAGANKVQFVEELVKLMSPLELALQNKYDNTALCFAAASGLTRIAKVMVMKNQFLPIVRGSKGVTPLHMAALLGHREMVWYLYSVTDHQYLCKDDYISLLIATINSNLFDVALHILQHMPELGIERDQNGDTILHVLARKPLAFSDKIGLGIWQRFLYAYVSVHLQNRSSNMSSGSRIKNNTKASAFITRVVQHLLKTLGIKEVLETKLMHLQALELVKCSWKEVLLLNDSQIGNLLRSPSRPLFVAAELGNFKFIVELIQSYPDLIWKVDEESRSIFHIAVIHRQEKIYKLIYNIGAHKDIITSYKSRINENILHLAAKLAPTNRLGIVSGAALQMQRELLWFKEVKTIVQASYKEMRDSKGRTPGMLFAEEHKELVKEGEKWMKETASSCMLVAALITTVMFAAIFTVPGGNNDDTGTPIFLKEKTFILFSITDALALFSSVTSILMFLSILTSRYAEEDFLSTLPKRLILGFITLFVAIAAMLVAFSSSFFIVLGHQMAWIIIPVAVLASIPITLFAFLQFPLLADMIRSTYGSGIFTFTSKDTIY